In one window of Acidimicrobiales bacterium DNA:
- a CDS encoding ABC transporter permease has product MTPAQQALLADRAVLDARPEDGIEVVRRRARRPARPPATGFFRLREPIPDRLRRPLVVGSVIVPLLLWEVITATHAVKPLFLPSPASVIRAFRDLATSGLLWTDAQATLTRIGISFALVVVVSVPLGLAMGSFPSLRAIFEPMISFFRYMPAPAFIPLLIVWLGFGESAKITLLFIGTVFFNTVMSADVAAQVPKELINASYTLGARRWAVVRKVIVPHSIPGLVNAMRVNIAATTNLVVVAELIAAQEGLGYRITRAQRFLQTDQIFAVLIVIGIIGITFDVGFRLLRNAVAPWAR; this is encoded by the coding sequence GTGACGCCGGCCCAGCAGGCGCTCCTCGCCGACCGGGCGGTGCTCGACGCCCGCCCAGAGGACGGCATCGAGGTTGTCCGTCGGCGGGCCCGCCGCCCGGCCCGTCCGCCTGCCACCGGCTTCTTCCGGCTGCGGGAGCCAATTCCGGACCGCCTGCGCCGACCGCTCGTGGTGGGGTCGGTCATCGTGCCGCTCCTGCTGTGGGAGGTCATCACCGCGACTCACGCCGTGAAGCCCTTGTTCCTGCCGTCGCCCGCATCCGTGATCCGCGCCTTCCGGGACCTGGCCACGAGCGGCCTGCTGTGGACCGACGCCCAGGCCACCCTCACCCGCATCGGGATCAGCTTCGCCCTGGTCGTGGTGGTGTCCGTGCCGCTCGGCCTGGCCATGGGCAGCTTCCCGTCCCTGCGGGCGATCTTCGAGCCGATGATCAGCTTCTTCCGCTACATGCCGGCGCCGGCGTTCATCCCGCTGCTCATCGTCTGGCTCGGGTTCGGCGAGTCGGCCAAGATCACGCTGCTGTTCATCGGCACGGTGTTCTTCAACACGGTGATGAGCGCAGACGTCGCCGCCCAGGTCCCCAAGGAGCTCATCAACGCCTCGTACACGCTGGGCGCCCGCCGCTGGGCGGTGGTGCGCAAGGTGATCGTCCCCCACTCCATCCCGGGCCTCGTCAACGCCATGCGGGTGAACATCGCCGCCACCACCAACCTGGTCGTGGTGGCCGAGCTGATCGCAGCGCAGGAGGGGCTCGGCTACCGCATCACCCGCGCACAGCGATTCCTGCAGACCGACCAGATCTTCGCCGTGCTCATCGTCATCGGCATCATCGGGATCACGTTCGACGTGGGCTTCCGCCTGCTCCGGAACGCCGTCGCCCCGTGGGCCCGGTGA
- a CDS encoding agmatinase family protein, translating into VAAEAALPTTGWEREVARGLEMGLLGADSIVDRTIPTFSRGELPHYAGINTFLKQPYVEDVSRCGEYDVAVFGAPHDSGTTYRPGTRFGPQGMRRISALYGPYSFELGVDLRESITMCDLGDVFTIPGNIEKTFDQISKAVSHVFASGAFPVVLGGDHSIGYPTVRGVAEHLGGNLGIIHFDRHVDTQETDLDERMHTTPWFHATDIPNVPAKNLVQVGIGGWQAPRPGVKIGRERGTTIMTVTDCVEMGIAAAAERALEVAWDGAEAVWLSFDVDCLDAAFVPGTGWPEPGGFLPREVLTFIQLVAERPLAGIEVVECSPPYDNADITSLIGTRVICDTLGCLVRAGHLPRRQS; encoded by the coding sequence GTTGCGGCGGAGGCCGCCCTTCCGACCACGGGGTGGGAGCGAGAGGTGGCCCGCGGACTGGAGATGGGCCTGCTGGGCGCCGACTCCATCGTCGACCGCACCATCCCGACGTTCAGCCGCGGCGAGCTCCCGCATTACGCCGGCATCAACACGTTCCTCAAGCAGCCGTACGTGGAGGACGTCAGCAGGTGCGGCGAATACGACGTTGCCGTCTTTGGCGCTCCGCACGACTCGGGCACGACCTACCGCCCGGGCACCCGGTTCGGGCCGCAAGGCATGCGCCGCATCTCGGCCCTCTACGGCCCCTATTCGTTCGAACTCGGCGTGGACCTGCGCGAGTCCATCACCATGTGCGACCTCGGCGACGTCTTCACCATCCCGGGCAACATCGAGAAGACCTTCGACCAGATCTCCAAGGCCGTCTCGCACGTCTTCGCCTCGGGCGCCTTCCCCGTTGTCCTGGGCGGCGACCACTCCATCGGGTACCCGACCGTGCGGGGGGTGGCCGAGCACCTGGGCGGCAACCTCGGGATCATCCACTTCGACCGCCACGTCGACACGCAAGAGACCGACCTCGACGAGCGCATGCACACCACGCCGTGGTTCCACGCGACCGACATCCCGAACGTGCCTGCGAAGAACCTGGTGCAGGTGGGCATCGGGGGATGGCAGGCGCCCCGGCCGGGCGTGAAGATCGGCCGCGAGCGGGGCACGACGATCATGACCGTCACCGACTGCGTGGAGATGGGCATCGCGGCGGCGGCCGAGCGGGCCCTCGAGGTGGCCTGGGACGGCGCCGAGGCGGTGTGGCTCAGCTTCGACGTCGACTGCCTCGACGCCGCTTTCGTCCCCGGGACAGGTTGGCCCGAGCCCGGTGGGTTCCTGCCCCGCGAGGTCCTCACGTTCATCCAGCTGGTGGCGGAACGTCCGCTCGCGGGCATCGAGGTCGTCGAGTGCTCGCCGCCGTACGACAACGCCGACATCACGTCCCTCATCGGGACCCGAGTGATCTGCGACACCCTGGGCTGCCTCGTGCGGGCGGGCCACCTACCGAGGAGGCAGTCATGA
- a CDS encoding nuclear transport factor 2 family protein: MDHVMRSLRTAINDHDLDGFVALFAPDYRSEQPAHPARTFQGADQVRENWASVFAGIPDLSAELRVLATTDDGIEMGEWDWHGTHVDGSRFAMRGVIIIGVRGGQIAWGRLYMEPVEQGGADIGEMVRETYRPPGP; this comes from the coding sequence ATGGACCACGTCATGCGGAGCCTGCGCACGGCGATCAACGACCATGACCTGGATGGCTTCGTTGCGCTCTTCGCACCGGACTATCGCAGCGAGCAGCCTGCGCACCCAGCCCGCACGTTCCAGGGCGCCGACCAGGTTCGCGAGAACTGGGCATCGGTGTTTGCGGGTATCCCCGATCTGAGCGCAGAGCTCCGGGTGCTCGCCACGACGGACGATGGGATCGAGATGGGGGAGTGGGATTGGCATGGGACCCACGTCGACGGGTCACGCTTCGCCATGCGGGGCGTCATCATCATCGGAGTCAGGGGGGGTCAAATCGCGTGGGGGCGTCTCTACATGGAGCCCGTCGAGCAAGGCGGCGCGGACATTGGCGAGATGGTGCGCGAGACGTATCGTCCACCCGGCCCCTGA
- a CDS encoding ABC transporter substrate-binding protein yields MMRTRWSIATRAVLALAVGVALVAGACGGDDDDTTDSGGTATAGVTIRLGFSAWPGWFPWQVADEKGLFAKAGLDVDLTYFESYTDSLNALNAGKLDANSQTLNDTISSVGAGAEEVVVLANDNSTGNDQIIVKPGIASVADLKGKKVGVEEGTVDHFLLLLGLEKAGLKPEDVDIQPLLTDAAASAFAAGQLDAVGVFAPFTTKALELPGSKALFTSADFPGSIPDHLVFGKGFVKDHPDEVQKLVDVWFDTLAYIEQYKEESVAIMAKRAGVTPEEYADYDKGTTVFSEEDNVAAFAPGGDMSHLDFAARSMATFLVGAGLVKEEPDLTTLLEPRFITAAGTS; encoded by the coding sequence ATGATGCGCACCAGATGGAGCATCGCCACACGGGCCGTCCTCGCCCTCGCGGTCGGCGTGGCCCTGGTGGCCGGCGCCTGCGGCGGTGACGACGACGACACCACGGACTCCGGCGGCACGGCGACCGCGGGCGTCACGATCCGGCTCGGCTTCAGTGCCTGGCCCGGGTGGTTCCCGTGGCAGGTAGCCGACGAGAAGGGCCTGTTCGCCAAGGCCGGCCTCGATGTCGACCTCACCTATTTCGAGAGCTACACCGACTCGCTCAACGCCCTCAACGCCGGCAAGCTCGACGCCAACAGCCAGACGCTGAACGACACGATCTCGTCGGTCGGCGCCGGCGCCGAGGAGGTCGTGGTCCTGGCCAACGACAACTCCACCGGCAACGACCAGATCATCGTGAAGCCCGGCATCGCGTCCGTCGCCGACCTGAAGGGCAAGAAGGTCGGCGTGGAGGAGGGCACCGTCGACCACTTCCTGCTGCTGCTCGGCCTCGAGAAGGCGGGCCTGAAGCCGGAGGACGTCGACATCCAGCCGCTCCTCACCGACGCCGCCGCCTCGGCCTTCGCCGCCGGCCAACTCGACGCCGTCGGCGTGTTCGCCCCCTTCACCACCAAGGCCCTGGAGCTGCCCGGATCGAAGGCTCTGTTCACGTCGGCCGACTTCCCCGGCTCCATCCCCGACCACCTGGTGTTCGGGAAGGGCTTTGTGAAGGACCATCCCGACGAGGTGCAGAAGCTGGTCGACGTGTGGTTTGACACCCTCGCCTACATCGAGCAGTACAAGGAGGAGTCGGTGGCCATCATGGCCAAGCGGGCCGGCGTCACGCCCGAGGAGTACGCCGACTACGACAAGGGCACCACCGTCTTCTCCGAGGAGGACAACGTGGCCGCCTTCGCGCCCGGCGGCGACATGTCGCACCTCGACTTCGCGGCCAGGTCGATGGCCACCTTCCTCGTCGGCGCCGGCCTGGTGAAGGAGGAGCCGGACCTCACCACCCTCCTGGAGCCGAGGTTCATCACGGCGGCGGGCACGTCGTGA
- a CDS encoding ABC transporter ATP-binding protein, whose amino-acid sequence MTSGPAPPKLRTVGLTKDFVTRPGPLRVLDRIDVSVGDGEFVCMVGSSGCGKSTLLAIAAGLEQATEGEVLLDGAPVTGPGAHCGLVFQSFSLYPWRTVAENVAFGLEIAGLDRAARRKRVADYLDVMELSAFADALPGQLSGGMKQRTAIARALATEPEVLLLDEPFGALDAQTRGSMQELILGVWRTLGTSILMVTHDVEEAVLLSNRVYVLSPRPGRVAAELDIRLPDPRHRSMLRDPEFQSLCHRVDDLLGETMQAEPTPSG is encoded by the coding sequence GTGACCTCCGGCCCGGCTCCCCCCAAGCTGCGGACAGTCGGCCTGACGAAGGACTTCGTCACCCGGCCGGGCCCGTTGCGGGTGCTCGACCGCATCGACGTCTCGGTGGGCGACGGCGAGTTCGTGTGCATGGTGGGATCGTCGGGGTGCGGGAAGTCGACGCTCCTGGCCATCGCCGCCGGCCTGGAGCAGGCCACCGAGGGCGAGGTGCTGCTCGACGGCGCACCGGTCACCGGCCCGGGCGCCCACTGCGGCCTGGTGTTCCAGAGCTTCTCCCTCTACCCGTGGCGCACCGTGGCCGAGAACGTGGCCTTCGGTCTCGAGATCGCCGGCCTCGACAGGGCGGCCAGAAGGAAGCGGGTGGCCGACTACCTGGACGTGATGGAGCTCTCGGCCTTCGCCGACGCCCTGCCCGGGCAGCTGTCCGGGGGCATGAAGCAGCGCACCGCCATCGCCCGCGCCCTGGCCACGGAGCCCGAGGTGCTCCTGCTCGACGAGCCTTTCGGCGCTCTCGATGCCCAGACCCGCGGGTCGATGCAGGAGCTGATCCTCGGGGTGTGGCGCACGCTCGGCACGAGCATCCTGATGGTGACGCACGACGTCGAGGAGGCCGTCCTCCTGTCGAACCGGGTCTATGTGCTGTCGCCCCGCCCCGGCCGGGTCGCCGCCGAGCTCGACATCCGGCTCCCGGACCCCAGGCACCGCTCGATGCTCCGGGATCCGGAGTTCCAGTCGCTGTGCCACCGGGTCGACGACCTGCTCGGCGAGACCATGCAGGCGGAGCCCACCCCGAGCGGCTGA
- a CDS encoding low temperature requirement protein A → MTNAPQLPRVGVVLREGETVSPLELFFDLVFVLAITQCTALMVEHPTWTGIGRGLIVLGLLWWSWVGYAWLTSVVDPEEGFVRLSLFASMGALLVAALCVPDAFGDHGVTLAIAYGVFRAGQILVFLLASRNDPQLRHSVLGLALSTFAAAVVLVGGAFLDSGPQAAVWLGALALDMVAPMFIDTRGWRFEPAHFAERHGLIVIVALGESIVAIGAGAGSEVDGGVIVAAVLGIAVVAGFWWAYFDVSSILAARRLAAVEDERERNELARDAYSYLHLPMVAGIVLVAFGLRVTLTHVGDPLGWEAATALVGGTALYLLAVLAFKRRTIGRFSGQRLVGVAVVVPIIPLSHRIDAGATLALVATVLWALFAYEAVRFAEARNEARHAGHAHDTA, encoded by the coding sequence GTGACGAACGCCCCGCAGCTGCCCCGCGTCGGCGTCGTGCTGCGCGAGGGCGAGACGGTGAGCCCGCTCGAGCTGTTCTTCGACCTGGTGTTCGTGCTGGCCATCACCCAGTGCACGGCGCTCATGGTCGAGCACCCCACGTGGACCGGTATCGGGCGCGGCCTCATCGTCCTCGGCCTTCTGTGGTGGAGCTGGGTCGGCTACGCCTGGCTCACCAGCGTGGTGGACCCCGAGGAGGGCTTCGTGCGCCTTTCGCTCTTCGCCAGCATGGGGGCGCTCCTGGTGGCCGCGTTGTGCGTCCCCGACGCGTTCGGCGACCACGGCGTCACCTTGGCGATCGCGTACGGGGTCTTCCGGGCCGGGCAGATCCTGGTCTTCCTCCTGGCCAGCAGGAACGACCCGCAGCTGCGTCACTCCGTCCTGGGCCTGGCGCTGAGTACGTTCGCGGCCGCCGTCGTCCTCGTCGGCGGGGCGTTCCTCGACAGCGGGCCGCAGGCAGCGGTGTGGCTGGGCGCGCTGGCCCTCGACATGGTGGCGCCGATGTTCATCGACACCCGGGGCTGGCGGTTCGAGCCCGCCCATTTTGCCGAGCGCCACGGCCTCATCGTCATCGTGGCCCTGGGCGAGTCGATCGTGGCCATCGGCGCCGGGGCCGGCTCCGAGGTGGACGGCGGCGTGATCGTCGCCGCAGTCCTCGGCATCGCGGTGGTCGCCGGCTTCTGGTGGGCCTACTTCGACGTCAGCTCGATACTGGCGGCCCGCCGCCTCGCCGCGGTCGAGGACGAGCGGGAGCGCAACGAACTGGCGCGCGACGCCTACTCCTACCTGCACCTGCCGATGGTGGCCGGCATCGTGCTGGTGGCCTTCGGCCTGCGTGTCACGCTCACCCACGTGGGCGATCCACTCGGATGGGAGGCGGCCACCGCCCTGGTCGGTGGCACCGCCCTCTACCTCCTCGCCGTCCTGGCGTTCAAGCGGCGCACCATCGGTCGGTTCAGCGGCCAGCGCCTGGTGGGGGTGGCCGTCGTCGTCCCGATCATCCCGCTGTCGCACCGCATCGACGCCGGCGCCACCCTCGCCCTCGTGGCCACCGTGCTGTGGGCCCTCTTCGCCTACGAGGCCGTCCGGTTCGCCGAGGCCCGCAACGAGGCCCGCCACGCCGGCCATGCCCACGACACCGCCTGA
- a CDS encoding helix-turn-helix domain-containing protein, whose amino-acid sequence MARSSSVDGVRRELEELGLSAYEARVLLALLRVGSATSAELAKASGVPRTSAYQVLEELSEKRLVHRVPGGRAAVWACPGTDLVFDRLDAAQEERLREHRTRTARLRQVLAEPPAPAEGSVSPPHVHFVRGAAEVRAVYDRLLAGAASEVVVFNRPPYATTVNVVKQTPTDVTGQDEVNPLVLEALARGVRFRALYEASRWADPDAAVFREAMGVYHRAGVEGRLVDRLTVKLAVADRSAALMALTDPGQEIGHPTSLFIDHAGFAELQADGFEQRWASADAID is encoded by the coding sequence GTGGCCAGGTCCTCGTCGGTGGACGGTGTCCGCCGGGAGCTCGAGGAGCTCGGGCTGAGCGCGTACGAGGCGCGGGTGCTGCTGGCGTTGTTGCGCGTCGGGTCCGCCACGAGCGCAGAGCTGGCCAAGGCCTCGGGGGTCCCGCGGACGAGCGCGTACCAGGTTCTCGAGGAGCTGAGTGAGAAGCGGCTGGTGCACCGCGTGCCGGGTGGACGGGCGGCGGTCTGGGCCTGTCCGGGCACCGACCTCGTCTTCGACCGGCTCGATGCCGCCCAGGAGGAGCGGCTGCGAGAGCACCGCACGCGAACGGCCCGTCTCCGGCAGGTGCTCGCCGAGCCTCCGGCGCCGGCCGAGGGATCCGTCTCCCCGCCACACGTGCATTTCGTCCGCGGGGCGGCCGAGGTGCGGGCCGTCTACGACCGGCTCCTGGCCGGAGCGGCGAGCGAAGTCGTCGTCTTCAACCGGCCGCCGTACGCCACGACGGTGAACGTGGTGAAGCAGACGCCCACCGACGTCACCGGCCAGGACGAGGTGAACCCCCTCGTCCTCGAGGCGCTCGCCCGTGGTGTCCGGTTCCGCGCCCTCTACGAGGCGTCTCGCTGGGCCGACCCCGATGCAGCGGTCTTCCGGGAAGCGATGGGGGTGTACCACCGGGCGGGCGTGGAAGGGCGCCTGGTGGACAGGCTGACGGTCAAGTTGGCGGTCGCCGACCGGTCAGCCGCTCTCATGGCGCTCACCGACCCGGGGCAGGAGATCGGTCATCCCACGAGCCTGTTCATCGATCACGCCGGTTTCGCCGAGTTGCAGGCCGACGGCTTCGAACAGCGGTGGGCTTCGGCGGACGCCATCGACTGA